Proteins encoded within one genomic window of Acidimicrobiales bacterium:
- a CDS encoding sigma factor has protein sequence MEDDPPTVTPVVPLRPPTRAEAPAPLDDEIVEATRRGERWAWEAAYQAYAKALTGFLVLRLRDRDDVAEALSETFLRALDRAGTFRGDANSFRAWL, from the coding sequence ATGGAGGACGATCCGCCGACTGTGACGCCGGTTGTCCCACTCCGTCCTCCTACCAGGGCGGAGGCTCCCGCCCCGCTCGACGACGAGATCGTCGAGGCGACGAGGAGAGGAGAGCGCTGGGCGTGGGAAGCCGCCTATCAGGCCTATGCCAAGGCCCTGACCGGCTTCCTGGTACTGCGCCTGCGGGACCGCGATGACGTCGCCGAAGCTCTCTCCGAGACCTTCCTCCGGGCCCTCGACCGGGCCGGCACCTTCCGCGGGGACGCCAACTCGTTCCGCGCCTGGCTGT